From one Variovorax sp. PBL-H6 genomic stretch:
- the pcnB gene encoding polynucleotide adenylyltransferase PcnB yields the protein MIKKFIDKLLGKTGAAGSGGKNRFGKRQEVPASVHGIDPQLVDERARNVVTTLQDAGYEAYVVGGAVRDLLLGLRPKDFDVATNATPEQVKSLFRRAFIIGRRFRIVHVVYGRGREHEVIEVSTFRAYMDSAGAEQVAGNERTSKGELAGMKHAVDASGRVLRDNVWGPQEEDAARRDFTINAMYYDPASQIVVDYHNGIKDAKKLTLRMIGDPVTRYREDPVRIIRAIRFSAKLAALGFSLEPKTGTPLVESSKLLADVPQSRLFDEMLKLLQTGHAIATMAQLRKLGLATGIYPLLDVIVERADQAFVKAALQDTDRRVGEGKPVAPSFLLACVLWADVRDGWAQRVEGRHGQRPQASFPALQDAIDDVFNARIGDVSGRGKLAADMREIWMMQPRFDKRSGATPYSLVEQARFRAAFDFMRLRADVGEVSEAIAEWWQEFSSTSDDLRRQDLLDQVRDEQHKRSRQRSPARSAAPATAQADGDAEQPQSQPPEGELAPAAPRKRRRRRKPRTGGEAGSSISAE from the coding sequence ATGATCAAGAAATTCATCGACAAACTCCTGGGCAAGACCGGCGCCGCCGGCTCCGGCGGCAAGAACCGCTTCGGCAAGCGCCAGGAGGTGCCGGCCTCCGTGCACGGCATCGACCCGCAACTGGTCGACGAGCGCGCCAGGAACGTCGTCACCACGCTGCAGGACGCCGGCTACGAGGCCTACGTGGTCGGCGGCGCGGTGCGCGACCTGCTGCTGGGCCTGCGGCCGAAGGACTTCGACGTGGCCACCAACGCCACCCCGGAGCAGGTCAAGAGCCTGTTCCGGCGTGCCTTCATCATCGGCCGGCGCTTCCGCATCGTGCACGTCGTGTACGGCCGTGGGCGCGAGCACGAGGTGATCGAGGTCTCGACCTTCCGTGCCTACATGGATAGCGCGGGCGCCGAGCAGGTGGCGGGCAACGAGCGCACCAGCAAGGGCGAACTCGCCGGCATGAAGCACGCAGTGGACGCCAGCGGCCGCGTGCTGCGCGACAACGTCTGGGGCCCGCAGGAGGAAGACGCCGCGCGGCGCGACTTCACCATCAACGCTATGTACTACGACCCGGCCAGCCAGATCGTGGTCGACTACCACAACGGCATCAAGGACGCCAAGAAGCTCACGTTGCGCATGATCGGCGACCCGGTCACGCGCTACCGCGAGGACCCGGTCCGCATCATCCGTGCGATCCGCTTCTCGGCCAAGCTGGCCGCACTCGGTTTCTCGCTGGAGCCCAAGACCGGCACGCCGCTGGTCGAATCCAGCAAGCTGCTGGCCGATGTGCCCCAGAGTCGCCTGTTCGACGAGATGCTCAAGCTGCTGCAGACCGGCCATGCAATCGCGACTATGGCGCAGCTGCGCAAGCTGGGGCTGGCGACCGGCATCTACCCGCTGCTCGACGTCATCGTCGAGCGTGCCGACCAGGCCTTCGTCAAGGCCGCGCTGCAGGACACCGACCGCCGTGTCGGCGAAGGCAAGCCCGTGGCGCCGAGCTTTCTGCTGGCATGTGTGTTGTGGGCCGATGTGCGCGACGGCTGGGCGCAACGCGTCGAGGGACGCCATGGCCAGCGCCCGCAGGCCTCCTTCCCGGCCCTGCAAGACGCCATCGACGACGTGTTCAACGCGCGCATCGGGGACGTCTCGGGGCGCGGCAAGCTGGCAGCCGACATGCGCGAGATCTGGATGATGCAGCCGCGCTTCGACAAGCGCAGCGGCGCCACCCCCTACAGCCTGGTCGAGCAGGCGCGCTTTCGTGCGGCCTTCGACTTCATGCGCCTGCGCGCCGACGTTGGCGAGGTGAGCGAGGCGATCGCCGAATGGTGGCAGGAGTTCAGCAGCACTTCCGACGACCTGCGTCGCCAGGACCTGCTCGATCAGGTGCGCGACGAGCAGCACAAGAGAAGCCGGCAGCGCAGCCCGGCGCGCAGCGCGGCACCTGCGACTGCACAGGCGGACGGCGATGCCGAGCAGCCACAGTCGCAGCCGCCCGAGGGCGAGCTCGCGCCAGCCGCACCACGCAAGCGCCGCCGCCGGCGCAAGCCGCGCACCGGCGGCGAGGCCGGCAGCAGCATCTCGGCCGAATGA
- the hda gene encoding DnaA regulatory inactivator Hda, translating to MKQLALDIGIASGPTLAGFFAGPNEPALRHLRLWVGDARSNTLHSPVPTYLWGESGSGKTHLLEAVRCALREQGASVGWLHAGLSDPPDFDEHWSAVLLDDVHLYTAVQQHAAFNWFVNAQSLQRGVVAAGAVPPADLPLREDLRTRLGWGHVFHLQVLNEPERRAVLRQSADSRGVMLTDEVLDYMLHRFSRDLGSLMELLLQLDGYALQTQRAITIPLIRAMLENE from the coding sequence ATGAAGCAGCTCGCGCTCGATATCGGCATTGCCTCCGGCCCGACGCTGGCGGGCTTCTTTGCCGGCCCCAACGAACCCGCACTGCGGCACTTGCGGCTTTGGGTCGGCGATGCGCGTTCGAACACGCTCCATTCGCCGGTTCCGACCTACCTCTGGGGCGAGAGCGGCAGCGGCAAGACGCATCTGCTCGAAGCAGTGCGCTGCGCCTTGCGCGAGCAGGGCGCGAGCGTGGGATGGCTGCATGCAGGGCTCTCGGACCCGCCCGACTTCGACGAGCATTGGAGCGCGGTGCTGCTCGACGACGTGCATCTCTATACCGCAGTCCAGCAGCACGCCGCTTTCAACTGGTTCGTCAACGCGCAGAGCCTGCAGCGCGGGGTGGTGGCAGCCGGCGCGGTACCGCCTGCCGACCTGCCGCTGCGCGAGGACCTGCGCACGCGCCTGGGTTGGGGCCATGTGTTCCACTTGCAGGTGCTGAATGAACCGGAGCGGCGCGCGGTGCTGCGCCAGTCCGCCGACAGCCGCGGCGTGATGCTGACCGACGAAGTGCTGGACTACATGCTGCACCGCTTCAGCCGCGATCTGGGCAGCCTGATGGAGCTCCTGCTGCAGCTCGACGGCTATGCCTTGCAGACCCAGCGCGCGATCACGATCCCGCTGATCCGGGCGATGCTCGAAAATGAATGA